The sequence below is a genomic window from Dioscorea cayenensis subsp. rotundata cultivar TDr96_F1 chromosome 6, TDr96_F1_v2_PseudoChromosome.rev07_lg8_w22 25.fasta, whole genome shotgun sequence.
TATTAGATAttgatataataaattaagtctTACAGTTtgggaaaaaaagttaaaattttttggattataattatatggataaaataataaataaaattttaaatataattctaaaaataaaaattataaagctCTAAAAAATTTTGGGGCCCTAGGCATGGGCGATCATGGCCTATGCTTATAGTCAATGGCTGTCACGTgacaatttattttaatctcattaatatttatttaaaaagtaaatacaatATCTCTGCTATGCTTTATAAATGCTGATGAGGCATAATCCACAAATTAAATGTGGCACACCACCAatttcatcattaaaaaaacaaatattcatttattttgaatcGCATAATGAATGCAAGTATGCAACTACCATGCTTtaaccataaaaataatatataactaGAGATCCTATGTAAATTTTTgctgaaattattttgataccCTGTAAgtcattcttttttaaaaaaaaacatatagccTAAACATTCTATAGGTCCAGAACCAAATCCGTGCATTTGTTAAAATCTCAAAAGCTTGGGTTGTTAAGGGCTCAACTTGTTTATTAAGTTAAATGAACGATAcccaaaactaaaataaacctATAAGATAAACAAAGTAAGGCCGTACACCTCCAAACTTAGCTCTTAAAAACCGATATGGCTTGTGAATAACTAATGTTATAGTAGTTAGTGTTAAGTCTGATGATGTAggattgacattatatgacaagccaagtggtgacatggcaagaggatgatgacgtggcatgtgatgactcatcaaaggaaaagatgactagaatgatgatgtggcaaaagatGTTATCATGACATTTAATGGAGATCAAAGTGGAGAATTGATTAAGATCTATATTgaagatatttctctcaatataatcatgtgatgataaactatttttggaaagtgcatcaagactataggGGTCTTTTTCTAGAAAAggcaagtttttatttttgatgtgattATCTATCcctttggtaagatccgggatgattattcatatctttgatataGCTCCTTTTTTAGAAGATTTATttaagagagaggaatattcatTATTAGCGAGAGTTCAAGATCATAAAAGATTATGTGAAGTCTATTAGAAGACActaagttaaacttggtatgaagtcatattgaagacacaaactaaataaggtaaagacataccaaggagatcatcaagaccatatttagcattactatattaaaggaagatccaagagctatctatgggtaGAACTATTTatggagactagtcatatgaggagattgattgaagattgcatgtgatatgattagagatttggagatccaagcatggatgattgaagatcatgcttgaagatattgaagactaaacttggataaagatgagatcaagtttagtaacaatatttccatgagtcaaacgaagatcatttagaagaccaaacttgggccaagtttggaaaggaagatcgAGAGATtttcggtggctatctttggtaggatggtcacgtgtgccttggtgggcacgtccctcgggagagggagaccttctgaagtgatgtgaggaaggaagcagctgcaagcaggaggagctcgggtcgagtcaatcGCTACTGAGAGCGGATcgaaggaaccgggaggttgaaggtcgcagattcgggtgcatccgCTAGAACTCGCTCGTGTTCGATAGGGTGGGCCATGTTCAGCATgtgtgttgcaacatctaactttggaaggtgtccaagttaggaagccgcggagaattctaaaagaggtaactttgtagGCGTCGGTGTGTCTATATAAGACATCCTGCTCGAAGATTTAGGACGGAGCCAaacagtgagagactcttcggtaagagttgagtgtgtggccctcgggcaatcttgagaggatattctttgtattgagtgagtaagtgagtgttgtactccttgttcttatacctcttttagtggattatttctccgggcctggccccccagatgtaggtaaggttgtgccgaactgggttaccaatttgcttgtctcctttatcttgctttgattgtgtgtgagtgtttatgctttgagtgagtttttgagtaaacttaacacttcacacccccaccggaaccatcagttagtactgtagcaatttaaaCATATTATCACTAATGTAATTATGTTATTATGGTTAAATTATTGTAGATATATTACTGAGCTATCGAGCTAAGCTCAAGCTTTATATGTTTTTGACGGGACAAATTTGAACTTGACAAATTAAGCATGGAGCAGGCTCATTTCAAACATGAGCTCAATTAAAATAGTGACGAACCAAACTTAAACATAGCAAAAGTCGGTTCCACTTTTGACTATGCTTGTCATGGCTCAGCAAGCCTCTGTGAGGACAGGGCGGCTCAAACATGGCTCATTTGGTTGAAATTAGGCAAGCATACAGCAACAAGATCACGTAAGCCCTAATCTGTATTAGTTTGCTAGAATTGGGTGAGCTTTAGAGCTTGAGCTTAGCTTGTAGTTAGCTCAAATCCTAACCACCCTCCATGCTAGCTCTCTAGTGCTCTAAGCATGGGTGAGTTCATGCAAATGCCGTCAAAGTGAGAAGGTGGAACATGAATAACGGAGAAGgtaatatagtaattttataaaaattctaattaaattaaaaaaatagataaaatggGTGAATTTGTTCCAAATTTTCCTAAGTATTAACATATATATGCAAAAGGGAAGCATTTTGTTGTCCTCCCTAATATAATCAAGGATCTCAACGGCCTTTTTtcgtattaattattttaaaaaatttataaataaaattcgagcaatatatttatatatatattatatatatatatatatgataaatttatttttcaaattatatatatttcaaaaatttattgtatttttttatgctttgaCAAAGTAAATAAGTTATGCATTATGAGCTGGTGTACATAAGAAAATTGGTTATTCAACCATACACTCTTATTTAATAAATGTAACTCCCATAACAAAAAACTTTTGCATCCATTACATCCAGCATATTtcaaattgaaacaataataaaagtCGTGCATAAAACACCTATGGCAAATATCAATTGCCAATGCTATTAAACCAAAGGCATGTTGgcttgcaaatatatatatatataaacaaggaaATAATTCTAAGGcgaaattttctttaattatatgaTTTACTAAAATAGTGCTTAGTTCTCACTGGCCTGTGATCCCGTCCATCGTTTGAGCACAGATCCCGAGGAAGGATCAGACGGTGGAACGTACCCATATAAGAACCCTCCATTGCCTTCTCTCTCCTTCCCTTCCGCTTTGTCACCTCCTCCGCCCCTTCTCGcctttttcatctcttcttcttatGGCTTCCGTTCCAAACCTTCTCCTCTTCGTCTCGCTGGCTCCTAGCCCTAGATTCTACACGGCTCTGCTTCCACTCTAATACTCAACCGTACCCTCTCTCTGGCTTTGGATTTACTCGTTTTTGTTTGGTTCTGTGAACAAGATGAGTGGTCAGGAGGCAAGTGTTTTTGAAACCCTAGTTGTGTTTGATTGCATTTTTTTGTCTCTACTCTAATGTgaagtttttgtttgatttgagtttttggtgagggttttgagggttttaTGAGTTTTAGGTATTTAAAGCTTAAAAAAAGTTGGTTCTTTTTAATGCTGATGTTGTTGCATTGAATAGAtcccttttttttaacaaaaaaaaattattgtctGTGTATACATTTAGTTTTAAGAAAGAAATTTGGAATTTGCAAGCAATGTGTGAATTAGTTGACAAATTATGTAGAACTGGTGTGTGAGGCTTCCATTCTGCTTTTAATGTGAGATAGAAATTCTTTTTTCATGTGACTCTGGAACAATTTCTTGAGTATCACAGAgtcttttccatttttattttatttttctgatttaAATTAGGCTAATTAGTTTTCTTGTTGTGTTTGTATCTACTGCTAGTTCTGAATATGTGCATGAGGTAAATTTAGATTGATGGTCAGTGACAAAATAATTGAGGTTTTGCTTAGTATTGTCAAGCTTTTTTTTTGCTTACTTTTGCTCCTGTCGCTTGTAATTTGAGAGTTGaagttaatttttgaaataaatgtgttCCTTGTTATATGATGTTCGTTTAGATTGTGTTTATACTTTATGGTACTCATTTGAGATTGTACTCATGCTGTTATGTATTATGAATtggttctcatatttttctcatattagTATGAAGGCCATTACATGGCATCCTTATGACTATGTACTTACCTGATCATGGAGAATTTTGGGTTGTATATCAGTTGTATGACGTAATGGTTTTTAGTTGAGGTTTTCGTTGGGACTCAGCCGGACCATTAAGGTCATTGTTTATGTAAGATTTAACAGAATCTTCTCCTTCCAAGTTTCAGGTGAAGTTTCTGGTTCTGTTGATTGTTGAGAACATTTTCCTGCTAGTGCCTAATTGAAATTGAACCACTCcgtattaattattaaatggtCTTTCAAGTCTTGAAAACttcatttcttttaattcctcATTAACTCATCAACTCTCAGCTGTTCCTTTGCATTGACTACATGTTTCTTTCTATAAGTAGTTATCTTGTCCTTGACATTTATTCCTCAACTAGTACTATCCTGATTTACTTATGTTAGTTTTTTCGTGCATGCTCAAGCAGGCTTCtatatttgggtttttttatattgatatttatttctcAACTGGTACGATCTTGATTTACTTACGTTAGTTTTTCTGTGCATGCTCAAGCAGGTttttatatttggttctttTACTGAAGAGGAGTCAAGGTTCTTTCAAAACCAATCTGCTATGACCAATGTCGACCAGACAGAAAAGATATGTTTGCAATTTGGTTCTTTGAGCTTCGCGTTTGAAAGCACAGTGAAAGGCTCTAGTGCTAAGGCGGATGATAAAGCTGACATTACCCAAGCATGTGAGCTGGTTGCAAAGAGTAGTGCCTCCAAGAATGGTACTGGGGCGATATCTAAAGCCTTACACAAAATTCCACAATCTAAAGTAAATGAGAGTCCTAATGGTTCCTTATTCCATACtgatattattgaaaaattgagAAGAATACTTTTGATACTAGTTCACCAAGTATATCTGGATCTGAGAATAATACTACTAATTTGAGCTCATTCAGTGTTGCTGAGGGCCAAAGTGGTGATGACGACTTGTTAACAAGAAATGTGCAAAATGGTGATGAAAGATCATGCGATGGTGATATTTCTGTCAGTTCATCTGAAGGCATGAATAATGCGAAACTATTGAGCAAAACCAGAAAAAACATCTGAAATTTTTAATGCCACGAGGCTTGATAAATTCGGGAATCTCTGCTTTTGTTAATGCAACATTGCAAGCACTCCTTTCATGCTCACAATTTGTTTATCTTCTGCATGATCTTAGAGCTCGCAATCTTCCCAAGGTTCCGATCTTCTAAGTAGTCCACAGGGTTATGTTTTTGCTCAGTTGGTTGCCGCTTAACTCATTATTTCTATATCTGGTTCTATTTGAAGGTTGCCTATCCAACACTTCATGCATTTGTCGACTTCATCTCAAATTTTGACATGCCAAAAGACTGGAATGCTGAAAAAGTAAGGCAGCAGTTCTTGAGAGTGGGGAACCTTTCCATGCAAGcatgtttgagcatgttttgaAGAAATTTACTCCAGACGTGCCTTCAAATCTATCTGGGGGAAGACCTAGGTTTGTGCCTCTATTTTGGCCTTGccttattcttatttattttttgttttattgttaggATATGTTAACGCTGAACACCTTCATCTTTAAAGTCCAACTTGTCCATGCTAATTATGAAAACTTATTATTTGGAGTTGattatgtaagaaaaatataaaataggcCATTTAAAAGGAAAGTTAAGATTAGAAGACGTTGGTATTCTTAATTAAGTTCATGCACATTGAGATAAATGATGGATCATGaagttgtaattttttatattgtttttatttttgcacttTTATGCACATCACTTTTCATTTTTGCCTTTTTCAACCATTATTCTTGTAAATTGTGgtattatttgaataagttgGATGTTAGAAAAATTTAAGCTAATGTAAGAATGGTTCACAAATAGTGTTTCATCTCCTTGAAAATTTAACTGTCAGATGTAAATAACGAACTTCCTCAACATCTTTACCCATtacaatgtttttattcaaatgcaGCTCCGAAAAAGAGCATATGATAAATTTCTTATGTTAAAATTGTTAGCATCAAGTGATGTTATTTCCACCGGAATCTGTAATTTGTCATCTTTTGTGTCCTATCTAAAGCTATCTtctcaaaaatttatttcatgagaCAAGAAGATGCCCAAGAATTCTTGAGTTTTGTCATGGACCAAATGCATGATGAATTGTTGAAACTTAAAGGCCCTTCATCACAACATCAAAATGGAGTTAACTGCTCTCTTGTATCTTctgatgaagaagatggttgGGAAAACTGTTGGACTGAAAAAAAACCGTTCTGCTGTCACCAGAACTCAGAAATTTCTGCCATCTGAGTTGAGTGCAATTTTTGGGGGCAACTAAGAAGTGTTGTGAAGGCAAGAGGTATGCTAGTAAATTTGTTTTTGTCAATATTGGCTGGCAAGCAGCGTCTTTTGTTACGCTTTCTCCCCTTTCTCAACTTTCTTAGATGTAGAGGAGTTACTCTTTGTTTTGGTTTCCATTGCTATGACTCTCTTTTTGACTGAAGGGGAACGGCAactgtgttgttattgtcataATTTACC
It includes:
- the LOC120263100 gene encoding uncharacterized protein LOC120263100 gives rise to the protein MSGQEVFIFGSFTEEESRFFQNQSAMTNVDQTEKICLQFGSLSFAFESTVKGSSAKADDKADITQACELVAKSSASKNGTGAISKALHKIPQSKVNESPNGSLFHTDIIEKLRRILLILVHQVYLDLRIILLI